Sequence from the Phragmites australis chromosome 6, lpPhrAust1.1, whole genome shotgun sequence genome:
GCAGCGAAGCGGTCGCACCAACCTGGCgagcgccgcgccgccgcgcacCCGACCCAGTGCAGCTCCCCTCCCCGTTTACACTTGTCGCGACTCCGAGACGCGCCCGCTCACGGCAGCCGCGCGCGATGCCGGAGTTCCGCAACTGGGGCGGCCTGCCCGAGCTGCCGCTCGCGGAGGTGCTGCGGCGCCTCCTCCCTTGCCTCCGCTCCCTCTACGCCTTCGCGGCGACCTGCCGCACCTGGCGCCGCCTACTCCGCGCCTCCTCCGCCCCCTCTCcccccgctcctcctcctccacgtcgGCTCCTCCCACCCCGCTCGTCCTCGCGCGGTCCCTCCCCTACCCCGGCCTCCCCGCTGACGCGATCCTCCTCTCCATCTCCCGTGGccacctcgtcctcctccgccgccgcggctcACAAGACAGCCTCCTCGTCATCGCCGACGCCCTCACCGGCGCCAAGTGCTGCGCGCTCCCGCCCCCGTCCCCGCGCTTCGCCTATCACCACGCCGCCCTCTCGCCCTCCGACCTCCTCGTCTTCCACTCCCAGCACGCCTTCTTCGCCCTCCCCTTCCCCGGCCCAAACCCCAGCTCCGATCCCGTCTGGACCAAGCACAGCCTCCCTCGCGCCGCCTCCTTCGTCACTATGGTCCTCGAATTCCGCGAGCGCGTCCTCGGCTTGACCGACCGCGCGCAGTTGCTGGAGTTCCGCCTTGGCGCCAGCCCGCCCAACCAGACCATCCAAATGCTGCCCGCCTCCGGCCTCCCGGACGCAACCATGTTCGATCGCTGGCACTTTGGGCCCCATCTGGTCGCCGCCGGGGACCAGCCGCTGCTGGTACTCTTCATGCTGGGGCCAAAATTAGGCTCCATGAGGGAGGCGACGAGGAGGGTGAAGAAGGTGGGTGTGTATGTGCTCGACATGGCGCGGATGACGTGGGAGGAAGTGGAGAACATTGGGGCGTTCAGCTTGTTTGTGGACTGTGCCGGGAAGAGCACAGCTGCGTGCGTAGACggggtatttgattttttaacaCTCTGCCATTCGGTAGAATATCAAATTTATCATTAGGCCCACTGTTATAAATTCAGAGGtcattttttcatcttcagcaaGAAATTACCATTCTGATAGAGTggtaaaaagttaaatatttcaCATAGATGTGGGAAGCTGTTATCAGAACCCTGATTTTTTTCgttctctctccttctcctctctctcttccttctctcccttCCCTTTCCCGTGACCCCGCTGCCTGCCAGCGCCGCGTCACGCTTGCCGTCGCGTCGTCGCACCAGCAGACCTCGCGCTCCACGCTGCCTcgcgcctcgcctcgccttGCCCCGCGCACCCGCCCGATGCCAACCCTATATAAGGTGAACAGTGCACGATCTTTCCCCACCTTCCCTCCAAAcacctccatccctctctctCCAAACTCTGTGTTGTACCCTATTATTGTACTTAATTGATATATGTCTATGATATCTATTTCTGTTGAAATTCAtacgtaccagctactgattcagagactggtatgagctacacgaggtgacccGAAGGAGTAGTCTGACAGCTGTGATGTGGAGAACCGAGTTTATGTTGCGGCTCCCGGATGACGTACCTGGAGGGAATGCCCTCCAGGGTGGGAGGCGCATCTCGACGGCGCTGACTACGAGTTGTTTACAAGGAGGGCAATGGAACGCCCGCCATGGCCGTCACAGATATGGGTTTACCCACAGCTCTTATTTTGATTATTTGTGTGGCAAGAATAGTAAATGCTTTTGTCTAGAATAACCGTATCTATATTCAGCTACAGTAACAAAATAATGAGTGAACTTTAGCAGCTTTTGTAGTTCTGCGCTATGAGCTAACACTGGCTAATACAAACCACTGATGATAACAAAATCACACTATAATAACATACCGAAACACTAAATAGGTAATAGACAGCACACACTAATCATTTATTTATGcgtgtatctatgcttgttctGTCCTGTTGTTTGGAATGTACGCCCTTCTCTTTTTAATCTGttctaaagtttcttttatggTTTTCCACTAGTTGTTTATTTGAAACACACTGTGTTTTGTACGTCTTCTGTCTGGAGAATAACAGCATGTATTCTAAGTCTAATCATGATCTTTTGTTGCTAATGATCCATGGCTACTTCATTACTGTAATGGCTTATCCACATTCCACACTGTAGGATGGGGTTGGCCAGAATACCAATGGTCCTTATTGTGCCACTTATAAATTTTACTCTATATAATCCATAATTTGAGTAGTTCCATCTCCATCCTTCTTGATTGTTCTTGCATGAATGGTTGCTCCCGGTGAGAGCTAACCAAGAATAGAAGTGCCAAAAGAAACGCCTGCTCTTGATAGTAGCAGGTAGTTGTATTTCTTTCTGCATTGAAGCATGGTAGAAGATATACATTTAAACATGTGAAGAAGAGATGTAAGAGCACCCACATGGAGAGGGATTTCTAGAAACTCCATTGCATGTTTTCCTGAGTTCTGCAATGACATTTCTACCTTCTTCTAGCTGTGATATTTCCGAACTaattacaaaaaaaatatgaggatTCTCGTTCTCATTGAGTTTGAAGAGATGTAGGGAGTCTGAATGCGGGGGTCATTAAACTTTTGCTGTTTCTGCGGGTACGCCAGCCCTCTCAGCAATGATCTGTTCATAGAGATCTCTAATCTTCAGACCAACGATAGTTTGGAAGAGACCTGTTCCATTGTTGCTTCCTGGGAAGTCTGAATGCTTTAGCATTTGCTGTGTCACCTCGCCGTAGAACTTGGCAGAGAGGTTGCTTAGATGGCTCTCCACATATATGAGTTCATCTAGTCTGTCAAATTGCCCATCCATCTCCAACACTGATACCTGAAGACATCAAGCAAATGGTCAGGAAGAAGCTGATCGACAGTTATAGTTGGTCAACACAAGCAAATTGTTATCACTAGTTTAGAAGTGGTTTTTGGAGCTTTTGGTCATACTTTGGACTACCAGCTAAGTTGCCATACAGAATGTCGGTTTATTTTTCCGAAGTAAAAGCAGTAACTTTTGCTTCAGGAGTGGAAGAGGACAAATAAACCGAGATGAATTACCTCATGACCGAAGTAAGAGTCTGGGCCATAGGCAAATTTGATGCCAGGGTAAGAGCATGTGAGCTTTCTTCCACAAGGGACCCAACTTATGCTTGATCCTTCATCAAAGAGGTAAACCGGGTTGAAGTGTTTCACGCCCTCTTTTTGGATCAATTTAACACGCAGCACCTTTCCTTCATTGTCATCGGGAATCAGTTGGGTTGGCAGAACTTCAATCACAGCATCGGCGTATTGCTTCTGTGGATCTGTCATACGAAGTGGTGAGATTTAACATGTCTTCAtttatttagtttaaattatcaTTTATTGATGTGGCATTTTCTTGTATATTTTATAGTTTATTTGGAAACAAGTTATTCTGATTACAACATTAGTTGGTAGAAGGCAGTACCAATAAAGGCATCGAAGTCTGGTTTCCTGGCTTCGATACTAGCCTTGATGCTCTCAAGGCTGTGCCCACGCTCTGCCATGTCGCGCTGCCAAAGAACCAGTGTTTCTTTTTAAAGATAGAAAACAGCAGAAAAGCTCCCTAATGACTCATGAGGAACAAGAACCATCTAAACCTTTCTGTTTAGCTGACCTGAATTTTCCATGCAAACTTAACCTCGTCGCTGATGTCTAGGTAGATGCTGAAATCTAGGAGATCCCTCACACGCTCATCGAACCTGGTTTAAAAATTTAAGTAAACAAATTAGTTGTAATgagatattagaaaatatatttcttGTCACAGCTTGTAAAACAATATTGTTACTTTCACTTATTTTTCTTAATCCCGTAAGGTATCAATAAATTGAAGATTCTGTGGAGAAAAGTTTCTTTTAGCCATTGATCCGATAACTAAACTAACAtaatgaagaaacaaaagaacGGACAGGAACCCGGGGGGTGGGGGAGTAGCACAAGTGGAGCATGGGCATAGAATGTGAGCTTACATTGGGTGCAAACCCTCAATGACAAAAATCTTTGGGGGTGTGATGGTCTCCGGCGGGTCGAGGAGGCCAGTGACATGGTTGTAGATTGGCTTCTCGATTGCCTGGCCTTCTTTGATTGCCTTCACTTGCTCATACATGAGATCAAAGTTGTTCGCCCTTGGGTCGAGGGCTGTCACacctttctccttcctcccagTTCTGTCCAAGGAATGGTAGTCATCAAGGCATATCACCGTTGTTGTGTCACTGATGAGTGTGTTGGAATCCGGGTTCCCGCCTTTGGGTGGCTCTGCAGTACCACCAAAGACACTGGTAAGCCGGCGCATGAAGGTGCTCTTCCCACATCCTGAGTCTGCCGCCAGGCCAATCACCACTGGCTTGTCGACTGAGCATGAAACCTGAAAGGTTCTTGCTCCTCCATGCCTTCTGCCGCTTCTCCTGTtgctggtgaagaagatgactTGCTTCTGCCTGAAGCTTGTGTTTGAGACGGTTGTGCATGGGGAGTGCAGGGGGGTGGTGGTGTGTGCACTGCAGACCGCCATGTTTGCTTTCTGGCCTCTGTTCTGGGCTAAGCTCCTCTTCTTCCCTTCAAGCCTTGTGGGCGAGActtgaagagaagaagagaggaggatgGAATGGTGGATGTAGAGCTAGGAGAACATAAGGAGGGAAAGAGGATGGCGATGATGTGGTGTCCCTATTTTTTCAATCTTTTCTGATAATATCAAGGGCAGCTTATATTGAGCTGAAAATGAGGACTTCCTATAATTCCTAGCAAGTGTATTTTGTCAGTATTCTTCCTCTGGACCCTGAATTTTCTTGTTAAAAGCTCGAATATTTTTCAGTGGCCACTCTTACTGGTAAAGTTTTTAACATGCCAGAGGTCTTAAGCAGGTTATGTCTGAAATTGTTTTTGCTTATTGCTCATCTGCTAGCTGCTAAGATGGACGTATTTGAGATTTCTATTCATGTCTGCATTTTTATGCCCTGGAGAATACTTGTGCTTGTTTTTGTCTTTGCTGATTAGTCGATGCTTGAATTGTAATGGCCAGGAACGCTTGAGAAAGCTTGGTTGTGGTTTCACGAATCTAGATATGGTTCTGCCACGTGGCGGCACAAGGATGGGTGGCTGCAGATGAGGGAATGATGGGTGGCTGCAGATGCGACTTCAGAGGACTTTGGGAGGATGTTGCTGATGACCCCGTACCATGTTGTGCACCgtggtgtgtttttttttttttttacttttcatcactgaatacagctgtagtatctgaacatgaacgcgCGCATTCACTCTCCACACACGCACCTATTCTACACACACCTAACGCACGCACATGCTAACCCTACAACTACACACAGCTCGAAGAAAGCGTCCATCCAAAGATCACTAGGATCTATCGAGAATCCCGTAGACGACGAGCACGTCGTAATCCCTTCTGTAGCGTCACGCCGAAGAAGCTAGAGAAATCCAAAATAAATTGGAACTCCCCGTGCGTCACCCGGACTTGAAGCCCGGGTGGGCTCGACTCAACTCCGGAGCCTTACCACCGTGCTGAAGGCATGTTCGCCACCGTGGTGTGTTGGTTCCACGCATCTTTTCAGCCTAGCGGATATCTATAATTctaaaaagaaatctatttaaTTATCTACAAATACTATTATAGTTTGACCTGATGGATATAAATATATGGCATGATCCTAGCTCATGAGTGAAGCTTGATTCGAGTTTTAATCCATAGCCTAGCTCGGTGGATGGAAGCAAAGCATCCGTTCATATAGGTAGTTTCACTTATCAGTGTTCAAAAATTATCTTCATGTAAATAATTAATCATaatcttaatttttatatttactCATGTAACCTTAGATTCGATCATCCAAATAAAAATTTAGTTTAATTTATCTAGATAAATTCAACAATTAAATAtcattcttttcaacaaatatgattttACTCAGTCTATTTATACGATATAGCTTTACAAAAGCTCGTCTGAAGAACCAAACGTATGCCATATGTAAGTTAATGGAATTGGAACGTATTCACCATGCAGTCCACGTGATAATCTTATGGCATCTTTAGTGTTTATCTTCAATTATTatctcttgttttttttaatatactcCTCGAAAGATTTCGTTTCTAATTCTTGATACTCATAATATTTAGAgttatcttttattttatttaaaaaaaaactaactctCCAAGATTTTTCTCCACGTGAGTAAAATTTTTCTCCACACCAGTTTTATGTCTACTTTTATCTACTCTTCTCTCTGTATGTCACAATAATAAGAGCTAGTTACTATCTACGATCACTGGAGTTGTCCTTACGGCTTTAGGCGTGCACCAGGTAAGCATCCACGTCACTTGACGCCAAGACCTGTCAGCGTCCACATCACTTGAAGTCCTAGACATACAAGGGATTTTTGAGAATATGCCGCCCCAAAGCATGTGTGCAGCATGCACCCAGAACACGAGAAGAAATTCGATTCATGCACTTTTCCAAGGCTCCAGTGATGTGCCGTTTTCATCTAAAGAGAAATAAAGTGCCATTTGTATGGATCCATGAACGGAAACAATATTTGCTTTTTACATTGTCATCTCGTCACATATTTATGTCTCGACGGCAATGTTTGCGATGCATGCCTCTGAGTTGCATCAATGCTGACTAGTATAAACTATGGAATACCAGAATATTACCAGGGGAGTCGCCTATAAGTAAAGTCGGAGACACTGAGGAGAATGAGACCATGCAGTTCAGCAGAAGCTGAATCTCCAAGAAAGGGAGATTCGTTCAACGTCACAAGACACAAAAGAGATCCCAGGCGGCCAAGATGTTGCTGTCCTGGGTTCCAACAACCGTGGCTCTTGTTGTAGGCACCAACAGACCAATCAAACACGCAGCCATACTAGCAAACAGAAGCTTACACATAGTGCAATTTGTACGTGTAAAGAATTGTTGCTTCAAACAACAGATCGGTCCAGAAACGACACTACAATATAATGGTATACCCCTCGACCATACAAACTTTAAAGAAAAAATTTACACTGTCATAACATCCAACGACAGACATGCATCAGTATGTATGCACAGAACGGCAGCGCAATCAGATGGTACTGGTAGACTTTTGTAAATTTCTTCCATGGCCTACTTCACTTGTGCCCTCTGAAGTACATGTATACTTTCTGCAGGCACCAAACAGAACAAGATCGATCCAGTGTTGATATTAAAGAATGTATCATAAGAACCAAAGTTCTTCAAAGACAGGTCAACGTAAACAAAATACAGCAGCACATAACATTGTTCACAATGAGTCACTCCTGATGTGACATGTTCACACAACATTCCTGTGTTTTTATGGCTACATCACGTGACGTAAATTATATGTAGTTGTCTGTTGAGACAAAGACAATGAAGACAAATGAACATAGCAACCACAAAGGACAAGGACTAGAAACAGAGACGAACCGCCACAGAGAGGCAAAGCCACTCTTAGGAACTTATGCACAATGTATAAAAAATTGCACTCGCAAACTTCAATAGTTTCTCACAAATTTATAGGTGTAGAAATAATAACTATGATACCATATTTTATATTACCAATTGGACAAatataattttctaattttgAAGAGAACTTCAATTTGTTGAAATTTATGCATAGCATTGGATAACTAGAAGCCTGGAGGTAAATGCAACCACAAATGACCGAAAAATATACCAATTTTGTAGAAGATTATAGGCAGATTTTGGAAAGGAATTAAAAATTTGTCTTAAGACTCCAACATTTCCAGTTGTTCCATGACTAACCACATTGATCTCAAATGAGCACAACCGAAAACAAAACATATATAATACACAATATACTCCTGCTATCATTTAAATACCAATTTGCCCCAACGTACATGAAGTGTCCTGAGATAACTGAAAGTATTTTGCTAACACACCAAGAAACATGAGAAAGGAAAATGTGTAGGAGGGAAGGGGTAGAACAGCACAGTAGATAAGTCACAGACCTGAAGAACCCAAATGCTCACAACTGTCTCCAAGCAAAACAAGGCAAATCCAACAAAGTAAAAGAtctgaaagaaaagaaaatcgaTTTTAATGTCAGAAACTCATCTTTTGACCTTAACAAATTGTAATGAAACATTTCACAGACTAAAATGTGAAAGTGCTAGTAGAAAACATGTCCAGTTGCTCTTTCTATAGATATGAGCTGCAAAAGGATCAAAAGCATATATAGATCTACTCACCCCAACTATTGCATGATCAGAGAAGGTGTCAATTGCAGCCAATATACCCCTGATGACAAACAAAACATATTATTCTCAGCACGAGATACAAGAATCAACAATCTTGTGAACTAGAATCTTATAGAAGTACAATAAGAGATAGACAATCCATCTGAATAGTAAGGTTTTGAGAAAAATAACTCAAGATTGAGTATATAATCAGGACTTCGAATACACTGGAGTGAAATCAAGTTCAAGACTTGGCAGGAACATAGTGTTGGAAAGGTCATGCCAAGGCCATCCATAAGCATAGCTGTCAAGATGCTGCTAATTGGCATCATGCTAGACATTTAGAGCAAACATTAAGAACATATTGCTGGTGGTGATTAAAGAAAAGGTCAAAGGATGGTAGTTACTGAAAATTCTTTACTTCAGTCAATGCACAAAGTAGTAAGGATTAAGGAAGCTTACGTTAATGATTTTCCACGGAATATAATTGGTGGAGCAATGGCAGCAAGTATGCAAAAGCCAATGTGGAGCTGTGCACAGCCAAAGATACATAGAGTAATAAAATCAGGTTCATAGAAGAAATAGCATTTCAATATCAAGGATGTAGAAACCACAACTTGATCAAGAACTTACCAGGTAACAAAGGAAAAACCATCCAAAGCTGAAAGCACTGTCAGTTCTGTTCAACAAGTTGGTAGAGCATTAATACAGAACCACTGCTAGAAAACATAAAGCATAAGGTATAACAGTTCATTTAAGGCTGAACACTTTGGTCGAATTTGTACCCTACTTCTGTCAGAccagaaattaaaaaaaaaatctatttccCATTAACAATGCCATGCATGTGCAGCTGACAGTAATTGGAATTCACAAACTAGAAGTTTAAACTTGTGCAGATTATTTTGTATTTATAGCGGGGAGCATTAACCAATAATCGTGTACCTCATTGCACGGTATAGAGGCCTATACCACATCAAGTAGGACAAAGGGATGCCAAGCATACCGTAGATGGTAGCCAGGAAGAAAAGTTTAGAGTCTGCAAGCATAAGAATGTCCATGATTTAGTGGTCTGCTGCAGTAAAAGACATAACATTGCAAAATAAATGAACGATTGTCAGTATTTAAACTACAGGCCAAGTATGCCTGGTACAATTCATGTGAAGGTGAATGGGAGACCAGCATATATGAAGGGCAGAACAAGCTAGAAAGAAATGGTGAGCTCACCTCCCCCTCTGATCCAGCAGACTATGACAGCAATAAAATTCCAGAAGAGACAAAGCACAATGCCTGTACGTCATTGCAATCAAAACATGCTCAGAAGTACAAACACTAAATGTAGCATGCCACACATTATGGAGAAAAATTCAGGATGCATGTGTACCAAGCCAGCTTGCGAACGCAAGATACTGCAACTTCTGTGCATTGGGTGGTATCTCGTTGGCAATGTCGTGGTGGATGATCGGGAAGAACGGTGGCCAGTTCTTGTCCTCCGTGGGCACCCCAGCTACATCAACAGAGTACAATAACACAATTCTCAGTTCATGGTTCCATCAGAACCTCAAGAAAGATAAGCGTTGAGCTAAGCTCAATTCTCGTAGGACGGTGAAAGCATACAGCTCTTGAGagcttcctccctcctcctgaTATCCTACACCCACAAAAATTCCAccgaagaataaaaaaaaatcagtcaaCATCCTTGTCATGTAACAATTAACAGTAAGAATCCAAGGAAACAGCACAGCACGCGTACCGCCTCTCGCCTCTTGAGATCT
This genomic interval carries:
- the LOC133921465 gene encoding phosphoribulokinase, chloroplastic-like; the encoded protein is MAVCSAHTTTPLHSPCTTVSNTSFRQKQVIFFTSNRRSGRRHGGARTFQVSCSVDKPVVIGLAADSGCGKSTFMRRLTSVFGGTAEPPKGGNPDSNTLISDTTTVICLDDYHSLDRTGRKEKGVTALDPRANNFDLMYEQVKAIKEGQAIEKPIYNHVTGLLDPPETITPPKIFVIEGLHPMFDERVRDLLDFSIYLDISDEVKFAWKIQRDMAERGHSLESIKASIEARKPDFDAFIDPQKQYADAVIEVLPTQLIPDDNEGKVLRVKLIQKEGVKHFNPVYLFDEGSSISWVPCGRKLTCSYPGIKFAYGPDSYFGHEVSVLEMDGQFDRLDELIYVESHLSNLSAKFYGEVTQQMLKHSDFPGSNNGTGLFQTIVGLKIRDLYEQIIAERAGVPAETAKV
- the LOC133921467 gene encoding secretory carrier-associated membrane protein 5-like, which produces MHHDPNPFDEGADDNPFSNGGGGGRGGGGKSQFAFRSAEPVGFGGGRGDATVDIPLENISDSKGEAKELSQWETDLKRREADIRRREEALKSSGVPTEDKNWPPFFPIIHHDIANEIPPNAQKLQYLAFASWLGIVLCLFWNFIAVIVCWIRGGDSKLFFLATIYGMLGIPLSYLMWYRPLYRAMRTDSAFSFGWFFLCYLLHIGFCILAAIAPPIIFRGKSLTGILAAIDTFSDHAIVGIFYFVGFALFCLETVVSIWVLQKVYMYFRGHK